The genome window TTTTGCGGTATCTGCCACTTGTTGCCTTACGTCAACCGTGTTTTTTAAGCCAGCTTCGGTAAAATAACCATGCCCTGCAACAAACCTGCTCATGTGTTTGGTATCGCCTAAATATAACGGGCTGCCGCCTTGCCAAAATGCTTGTACCTGGCTGCCGGTTTCACTGCCTTTTGGGGTATTGTATAAGTACGTAAGCATTCCGGCTTCCGGGATCAGAATTTTGGTGGATAGCTTTTGGTTATCCAGGGCGACATTCAAAGTTTTAACCACTTCAAAAATCTCTTTATTGGTATAAGGGCTGCCCTCCTGGCTGCCTTCGCCATATTTGTTATACCAGTCCCACTGCGGCTCGTTTACCGGGCTGATGTAATTAAAGCTAAGACCCTCTTTATTAAAATGCGCTAATACGGTTGCCGTAAAGTCGGCATAAGCTTTATACTTATCAGCTTTAAGATTGGCATAATGGTCTTTTGTTGTTTTAAAACCGAGTCCGTTTTGGGTATAGTAAACCGGCGGACTATTCACAAATGCGATTAAATTTTCAACGCCGTAGGCTTTTGCCTTTTTTAAAAACCAAACGTATCCTTGTTCCTTGTTCCAGCTATAGGTACCGTCTGCATTCAGGAAACATTCTACACGCCGGTTAACGTCTTTAATACCGCTGCTATCACCTTGTTCTGCAGTGCCGGCGCCAATGTTAAAGCGCCAGGCCGATAAGCCAATACCTTTGGGGTTACCTTTTTTATCTGTTGCTCTGCTGAACAGCAGTTCGGCCATGCGTTCTTTTGTGCTGTCGGCCCAGTATTTGCCCACCGGGTCTGAAAACCAGCAGCCTGAAGCACCGAAATTTTGAATGGTTTGTGCTTTTTTAGTTAGGTCAATGGTGATAGTTACCGGGCTTTGGGCCTTCACTCCTTTTGTAATAAAAAGGGCTATTATGAAAGAAAAAAGATAAGAGGACGCAGACCTGGCAGAAAGATACATAGCGGGTAGTTTAAGAATATAAAAATAGTTTATCCATCATTAATATTCATAAAAAAAGCACCCGGTGAGGTGCTTAAAATTTTAAAGGGTTTTTAATTATCAGCAATTACCATCCGGGCCGCAGGCATCTCCATCAATAACTTCAAGTTTAGGTTTGGCGGATTCCAATTGCCAGTCCTCGAATGCTTTTTGTAAAGTTTGCTCAAAAACAGGAACTGCCTGTGCGCCTGATACCGCATATTTATTATTCAGCACAAAAAATGGCACGCCTTGTATGCCCAGGTATTGCGCCTTATCAATATCGTGGTTAACGTCTTCTGCAAATTCTTCACTTTCCAACACCTGCTTTACTTCTGCCTTATCAAGGCCTATTTGTTCCCCTAACGCAATCAGTGTTTCATTATTGTCAATGTTTTTGCTGTCGGTAAAATAGGCCTTAAACAATTGTTCTTCTGCTTCAATGCCTAGTCCATGCTTTTTTGCCAGGTGACTAAACCGGTGTGCTTTAAAGCTGTTAGCTACCACAGCTTTATCCAGGTGGTAAGTTAAACCGGCTTCTGCTGCCATCTGGGTTACGCGCGTATTCATTTGTTCAGCATGATCTAAGGTCCAGCCTTTTTTGTCAGAGAGATATTGATTAATGTTAATTGATGGATCAGTTTCCAGGTCCGGATTAAGCTGGAAACTTTTCCACTCTATTTCCACCTCGTCTTTATGCTCAAAATCCTGTAAAGCATCTTCAAACCTGCGTTTACCTATATAACAAAATGGGCACATTACGTCACTCCATATTTCAACTTTCATAGCTTTGCGTTTAATAAAGCAAAGTTAATTCACTATCTTAACATCAAAGTAAGTGCAACGTAAAACTTTATCACCGCCATCAATCCCAATAATGAGATCACTAATTAAATATTTCCTGCTAAGCATCCTGTTCAGCTTTATTACAAACTTGAGTGCTACTGCTCAAAAGAACACGCATAACCTGTTCAGTGCGGGGTATGCTTCTGCCTTTATAGGGGGCTTGTATGATGCGTGGTACCCCTACAAAAGCCTGCACCTGCACGGCGATTTTGGGCTGGGTGCTCCGGCCATGCTCGACGGCGAATTAATAATGCTGAACGGTAAGCTTTATAAAACACAATATACCGGTAAAACCAGCCGATTAAGCGATACTGAAAAGACGCCCTATGCAATTGTTTGCTTTTTTAAAGCCAATAGAGTGTATAAACCAAACCGCCAACTAAGTAAGGCTGAACTTTATAAATACCTGGATAGCGTGTTAATCAATCAGAATGGTATTTATGCCGTCCACATCAACGGTGATTTTAAATATATAAAAACCAGGGCATTTCCGCCGGTAGTGCAGAAGCCCTATTTGCCGTTAGCTGCTATGCTTGACCGGCAGCATTTTTTTGAATTCAACACAATAAAAGGTGATTTGGTTGGCTACAAACTGCCGGTGTTTATGGAGGGCGCGCATATCAGCGGTTACCATTTTCATTTTTTGTCGGACGACAAAGCGGCAGGCGGGCATATCATTGATCTCATAGCTAATGATATTACCATTGAAGTGGATACTTTGAGTAGTTATACCATGGAACTGCCTCAAACGCCAGACTTTAATAATTTTGATTTCAGGAAAGATCGGAAGGAAGAGATAAAAAGTGTCGAGAACGGTAAGAAGCAATAGGCTCGTGCGGCAATGTAGACGGCAGGTAATTAAAAACGGCTTAAATTAAAAATGACCCGCTAATTGACGGGTCATTTTTAAAAAAAATCGTTCTCTATTAATTGTTCTATAAAACAGCGGCCGGTTCTTCCGTCTTTATTGCCATTTCAGCATCAGGTTTTGATACATCGGTAAGCGCAACGCGACCGCGGTCTTTTCTCAGGATCCTGTTGAAAAGAGAGATCTCCCTGTCAAACAAAAAAGTGAAAAATAACTTGGTCCACGAAGTGTGATAATATAAAGTATCATAATATTCCGGAGCGGTTTTCCTGATCTCAGGAAGTTTGTTCCATGGAATAGAAGGAAAATCATGGTGTTCATTATGGAAACCCACATTAAAGGCCACTGTGTTCAATGGTCCGTAATAGCTATAAGTTTCCTGCTCAATGGTATGTGTTAAATAATGTTCCTGAATCCAGCGGGCACCAAGCGGGTGTAAGCCAACAGAGAAGGAGAAGCTCAGCAATAAAAAAGCTAATGCATGCCATCCCATAAAGTACCATATTGCGGTAGTAAATATAGCCTGTAAAACAAAGTTGGTAACTATCCAGCCATCAATCGGGTGGATTTCGCGTAGCCTTGATAAACGAAAGATCTGGAAAATAGGGAAAAACAGCAACCATAAAGCCTTGCCGAAAAATGAATTACTGATCAGCTTTGCTTCCCAACGATTTGGTAAATCGGCATCAAGTTCATGCACCCCCTGGAAAGAGTGGTGCTTAATGTGATATTTTTCAAACGAAATTGCACTTGGCAAAATCTGCGGTAAGTTGGCAAACATGGATGCCCAGCGATTTGCATTGCTGTTTTTAAACAACAACTTATGCGTACATTCATGAATCATTACAAACAAAGCGTGGTCAGCAAACGCGCCTAATAAATAAGCTCCGCCAAATACCAGCCACCAGGATTGGTCGCGCAGCAACCATGCCAAAACCACCTGGAAACCAACAAGGCCAATAATGGCAAATATGGTCGAGGGATTTTTTCCGATTAACTTTCTGAGGTGAGGGAACTCTTTTAAAATTTTTTTAGTCCTTATCCGGTGTGGTTCAGACTCTTGCGAATAAACAAAATCGGTTCTTTTAATCATTTGGTATTTTTAGAGGGCATCAGGGGTAAAGATAATAATATGATGCTTAAATATAATTTTATTGTAAAAATTAATTCAGATAAGTGTAAAAAATATCGGAATTAGAGCATTTAGAACGCTCCTTTTTGGCAAATTATTATCCTAAAAGTAAAATTATGGTTGTTTATATATTACAACTTTGAACGTATTTGGCAGTGCTTTGCGGGTACCTGGTTCAAATTCAGCAACACTCAAATATATTTTGTGGGTTCTCTCATCCAATATTAATGTACGGGCACGAACAGGCGTTTTAAGGGTTTGTACCACGCTATATTCGTTAGCCGATTTTTGTTTGATAATTGTGGTAGTCCCATCGCCGCATGAGCAAAATATTAATTTAGTTTCAGCGTCGTAAGCAACGGCATCAACACCGGCACCAATGGGCAGTGTGGTAATAACCTTGCCGCTGTTAGCGTCCACCACACTCATTCCCTTGTTTTCGCGGCAAACGGTAAACAAGCGGTGGTTAGCCGGGTCAAGTGCCAGGCCCGTAGGCCCTCCGCAAGGCGCTAACGGATAGTTTTTAATAACCTTCAGCATTTTACTGTCAATAATATTCAGGCTGCTTTTATCTTCAAGATTGTTGTAAATTAATCCTTTACCGTCGGCCACAGCAAATTCGGGGCCGCCGCCCAATTCTACTGTTCCTACTTGTTTCAGGGTATTGGGATCAACAACCGATGAGTTATTACTCTCACCATTGAAACTGAAAACCCGGTCAGAAAACGGATCATATATAATGGCGTCAGGTCCTTTTGCATTAACCGGGATGGTTGCAATTGTTTTTAACGTTTTAAGATCAAACGCAATAACAGCGTTCGCCTGGCCGTCGCTAATAAAGCCCCGGTTTGCCTTGTTGTCTATAGCAATGCCGTGCACGCCTTTCATTCCTTCAATAACTCCAACAGGTTTTTCCGTTTGCAGATCGATTACGTTTACAGTTGTTCCATGCGAAACATACAAGCGATGGTTGATCTTATCAATAGAAAGATAGTCATAGCCACCACTGCCCGGAAGTGAGATGGTTTTATCTAAAACATAGGTTTGCGCTTGCAGCGAAACGCAAGCCAAACAGCTTACCAGCAGCGTATAAAAGGTCTTCTTCATTTTTAGGGTTACTTAGTTAAAACATAAATATGATGCCCGATTCTGTAGAAAACTTAGATTATTGAATTACTGTCCGTTTAAATCCTTTGTGTTTTCATGAAACTGGCCATGCTTGTAAAGAATCCGCATAGCACTCGGCAATACGATCAGTAATAAAGGCAGGGCCACTACAAAACCGCCTATTACTGCAATAGCCAATGGCTGGTGCAGCTGTGCGCCTGCCCCAATGCCCAAAGCAAGCGGCATAAGTGCAATAATTGCCCCTATGGCCGTCATCAATTTAGGCCTTAACCTGGTGGAAATTGAATAGACCACAGCCTCGTCAATGCCATTTTCAACCCCTTTATCCAGATTTTCAAGCGCGCGTTGTTTAAACTGTAAAAACGTAAATATGGCATTTTCACCTATAATACCCACTATCATGATCAATCCGGTGTAGCTGCCCACATTAAGCGGTGTTTTTGTAATAAATAATGCCAGCATACTGCCTGCAATACCTAAAACAGCTACTATCAGTATTAAAATAGCTATCCTGAATTGTTTAAACAGGAAGAGGATGACTGCAAAAACCAGTAAGCTTGAAGTGATAAGGATGATCAGCAATTCTTTAAACGATTGTTGCTGCTCCGCATAGGCACCGCCATACTCCACGTGGTACCCGGCAGGCAGGCTTATTGCGGCTACCTGCTTTTGAATTGCGGGGACCACGCTGCCCAGGTCGCTTCCTTCCAGCCGGGCGCTGATAACCCCCATGGACTGCAGGTTTTCCCGGTTTATTTCGGCATCACCTGGATTCAGCTTGACCGATGCCAGCTCGCTGATATTGATCAGTTTGCCGCTGGGTACAAATATGGTTTGATCCTGGATGCCCGTAACATTCAGCCCCCGGTTGCCGGGGTAAACCATCCTTATGGGCGAAAGCTGTTCGCGCTCCAGCATGTTCCCAATAATGTTGCCTTCCAATGCGGTTTGCAACTGAAACTGCAGGCTGGCAGGGGTAATGTTGTACTGCGCCAGTTTGCCATAATAAGGATCTATGCTTACCGATGGCCCTGCTATGATCACACCATCGTTAACATCGGCTGTGCCTTTTACATCAGCAACTGCGCCTGCAATTTGTTTGGAGAGGCTTTGTAGTTTTATCGGGTCGTCGCCAAATACTTTTATTTCAATTGGCTGTACTGATGTCATCAGGTCGCCAAGCATATCGCCAATTACCTGTCCAAAGTCAATTTGTAAAGCCGGCTGGTTAGCGGCAACTTTTTGCCGCAGATCACTTATAACCTCTTCTGTGCTTTTATCTCTTTTCTTTTTGAGTTGTATCAGGTAGTCGCCCTTGTTAGGCTCGGTGATAAAAAAGCCCATTTCGGTACCTGTGCGGCGCGAATAGGCGGCCACTTCAGGTTGTTTGGTGATGATTTTTTCCACTTCGCGCAGCATCCTGTCTGTTTCATCCAGCGAAGTTCCCGGTGGTGAGCGATAATCAAATACAATACTCCCTTCATCCATCTCGGGCAAAAATCCGGTCTCCAAAAGGGGCGGAACAAATACCAACGCCGCTACGGCCCCTGCAATTATCAGCAGGCTTACATAAGGCCTTAAGATAAACCATTTAACCCAGGCTTGTTTTTTTACGTGATGGACTTCTTCCTGCTTCTGTTGTGCCGCTTCGTTATGTTTATGCTTGCTCAAGAGTATGTAGATAACCGGCAGACCTATCCAGGTAACAAAAAAAGAACAGATCAGGGTAATGATCATGGTGTTGGTAAGCACATGGAAATAGGCTCCGGCAACGCCTGTCATCAGTAAAAAGGGTATAAATATTACAATGGTGCTGATAGATGAGCCCAGCATAGCAGGGAACAAATAATCAATGGCTGTTTTTATAAGTTTTAGCGGGTGCTCTCGTGGATGCTCCTCGTGCGTACGGTGGATCTGTTCTACTACTACAATGGCATCATCAATTATTAAGCCCAGTGCAGCAGCAATAGCGCCCAATGTCATGATATTAAGGGTATATCCAACACCATAAATTACAGCGAGGCTAAGGCAAAGCGTTACCGGGATAGTGATCAGGATCACCGCACTTGCCTTTATCGACCGTAAAAATATTACTGCTACAATTATGGCCAGCAGCAAGCCGATCCATAAACTATCAGTTACGCTTTTGATGGAATCCTTTACAAAGTCAGCCTGCACGTAGTATGGTTTTATCGCTACATCTTTTGGCAGCAGTTTTTGCAGTTCGGCTACCTTGCTTTCCATATCGGCAGATAATGACACCAGGTTTGCATTTGGCTGTTTAATAACTGCTATTAAAACGCCGTTGCGCCCATTGGCATTAACACGGGTATATTCAATTCCTTCCTGGATAGCTATCTCAGCAAAATCTTTTAGCCTTACTACCCGTTTGCGGTTATTGCTGATCACCAGGTTTTCCAGTTGATCCTTTGCGTTAATGGTAGCATCGGTTACGGTCAGGTACATTCGTTTGTAGTCAGACAGGTAACCCTCAGATTTAACAAAGTTTGTGGTACTCAGCGTAGTGCTGATAATATCCGGCGTTAAGCCCAGCGAACTCATTTTTTGCTTGTTAAGCGTTAGCCAGTATTCCTTTGCCTTGCCGCCAATTACCCTGATCTCTGAAACCCCGTCAACCTGCGATAAAAAAGGTTTAACGGTGTAGGTGGCAATTTGGCGCAGTTCAATCGGTGAGCGGCTGTTGCTTTCGAGCGTGTAACCGCTCACAGGCAATATAGAAGGGTTCATTTTCTGAACCGTTATGTTTACATCTGCGGGTAAATCGTTTTTAATCTGGTCAATGCTGGTTTGAATCTTCTGCATGCTCAGATCTATATCAGCATCCCATGCCATGTAAGCCGAAATCTCGCAGCTGCCACGGCTGGTGGTGCTTCGTACGGTTTTAAGATCGGGTACCTGCTTAATTGCATTCTCCAATGGCTTGGTTACCGTAACCATCATTTTGTTTACCGGTTGCAGGCCCTCATCGGCAATTACTTTTATTTTAGGAAAGGTAATTTCAGGAAACAGCGAGGTCTGCAGCTTGGTATAGGCAAATAAGCCGCCTAAAATAATAATGGCCAAAACCAGGCTTATAGGTTTCCGCTGCGATATAAATGTATCTTTAATCGGGGTCATGGCTTAATGATTTTAACTTTGGCCGTATCAGGTAAACCATAATTGCCGGTAACCACTATCCGGTCCTGTTTTGTAAAGGCCGGCGAAACGATCTCAATCCTGTCGCCCGATTTGATGCCTTCTTTAACAGGAATCTTCACAGCGGTTGAATCGTTCAGCAGCTTCATAATCCAAAATTCCGTTTGCGTTTCATTAGCCAGTATGGCCGATTTTGGCAGCGATACCGTATTTGTTTTGGTTGATTTTATTATCCGGGCCCTGGCTACCAGGTTCTCCGGAATCTGCTGGTTGCTATTTATCCTTAATACCACGCCCTGGGTTTGCGCAACTGTATCAACAGTTGGCATAAACGAGCTTACGGTAGCGCCAATTTTTGTCCCTCCGGGCAAGGTAAGGTCAACATTTTGCCCCATTTTTACGAATTGCCTTAACTCGTAGGGCAACTGCATCAAAAACACAAAACTACTGCGATCGCTTATTACAGCCAAAGGCTCTCCATCGGCTACATAATCACCTTTTTGATGGCTCAGCTGCGATATGTAGCCAGGGGCAGCAGCTTTAATTTTGTTAACGCCCGAAAATTTGAAGGTGGTATCCAATACGTTAATACTGTTGCCAATAGCCTGGGCTTCTTTGGTTTTAACTGTAAAAAGCAATTGACCTTTGCTTACATTTTGGCCAAGTTGTGTGTTTGCCAGTACCACGTACCCGTTGGCATTTGATTTTACAAAGTTTTTTTGGAGGATGGTTGACGTGGCATTCAATTCAATATAGTCCGTTAAAGTACTATCATATACAGCGGTTACCGTAACAGGTGTTTTTGATACCACCTTGGCGTCTTCATCGGCTGCATCTTTGCTATGGCAGGAAAAAAGCAATACGGAAAGGCTCAGCAAGAAACCTATTTGTTTTAGCAGGGGATATTTGAAAGTGAATGTTTTCATGTTATCGGTTCCAGTAATTTAACTGATTGATGAGTTGCAGCCGGGTGATATTGGTAGTAGCCCGCAGATTTTTCACGGTAAGATAGTTGTTTACGGCCAGTACCAGGTCGGCAACGCGTAAATCGCCGGTTTGCAGCAGTTGGGTATCAACCTTTATCAGGCTTTCTGAATACTTTAGCTGGTCATCTATCTGTTTCAGCAAGTTTTCATTTTCAATAATCTGTTGCTTAAGCTGCGCAATTTGCTGGCGGTACTGCACATCAAAAAATGCCTTGTAGTTTTGCCGGGTTTCTTCCTCTAGTGATAATTTATGGTACTGCATTTTACGCTGGCCGCCGTCATAAAGCGGCAGGGTAAAACTAAAACCGGCGCTAACGCCAAAATTTTTGTAAGCCTGTCCCATAAAATCAGAGTTGTAACCCCCGTCGGCCAGAATATTAGCTTTGGGCTTGTAGCTAAAATCAACCAGCTGACGGCTGTTCACCAGTTTAAGACTGTCGAGCTTGTACTGCCTGAAAAAAATGCTGTTGCCTGCGTCAGGTAAAATAGCCCTTTCAATAACAGGCTCTTGTAATTCTATCAGGCTGGTATCAGCAATACCCGCCAGGTAGTTCAGCGTGGTGTAATCAGTCTTATATTGCAGTCGCGATTGCGCAAGTGTTAACTGTTGCTGTTTCAGGGTAACCAAAAAAGTAAGATAATCACTTTGGCGGTACACGTTATTGCGGGTGAGCTTTTTGAGCAGGTCCTCCTCTTTATTAAGCAGGTCAATAACTTCCTGGTTAAATTTTAATTGCTGCAGGCTGCCATAAGCGGTAATGTATTGCGCGGTTATAGCCTTTTTCAAGTCCTGTTCGGATATTTTAGCAGTATTGCCTACAGACTGTGACAGTAGCGTAATTGCCTGTAGTTGCGCATCTATATTTTTTTTACCGACGATAGCCTGGTTTACACCAACCAACGCGTTCAGGGTATGTTCGTTGGTTATAGCCCCTGCGTAACCATATCCGGCAATAACCGGGGAATACAGACCTCCACTGTTTAAGTTAATCTGTGGCTTTAAACCGGCGCGAAGACGCAAGCTGTCAATTTGATTAGATGCTACCTGGTTACGCAGATCTTTTAACAGTGGACTGTTACTTTTGGCGGTTTCCAAAAAATGATTGAGCGTGTTGGTTTGCCCCATGGTAACCGAACAAGCAAACAGACATAAAAAAAGACTAAAAAGTAACTTCATTAATGATGTTAAAAAAGGGTATTTAGTTAGCTAAACTATCCTGTAATTCTGAATTAATTTAGGATAATATAGGCGGATAAAGCATTTACGCCATCAATTAAAAGTAACAATAAAAACATGAAAATGTTGCTGGAACACATACTCAAGCGAGGCCCCAAAATTCTCGCAGATCTGCCTGGAAATGGTTAATCCCAGCCCACTGCCCTCTGAGTTTGACGATTTATGAAACCGGGTAAAGATCTTTTTGTCCTGTAATGGCTCATCATCGCAGGTGTTTTTAATAATAAAGCTTTTATTGGTTAAAGTGATGCTCACTTGCCCTCCGATATTATTATGCCTGATGGCATTACTGATAAGGTTGCTCAACAGTATTTCGACCAGGTACCTGCTGGCATAAATCTCT of Mucilaginibacter xinganensis contains these proteins:
- a CDS encoding glycoside hydrolase, whose amino-acid sequence is MYLSARSASSYLFSFIIALFITKGVKAQSPVTITIDLTKKAQTIQNFGASGCWFSDPVGKYWADSTKERMAELLFSRATDKKGNPKGIGLSAWRFNIGAGTAEQGDSSGIKDVNRRVECFLNADGTYSWNKEQGYVWFLKKAKAYGVENLIAFVNSPPVYYTQNGLGFKTTKDHYANLKADKYKAYADFTATVLAHFNKEGLSFNYISPVNEPQWDWYNKYGEGSQEGSPYTNKEIFEVVKTLNVALDNQKLSTKILIPEAGMLTYLYNTPKGSETGSQVQAFWQGGSPLYLGDTKHMSRFVAGHGYFTEAGLKNTVDVRQQVADTAKKYGVEYWQSEYSMLADGFKEGNKTDRSAIDCAIFLAKLIHYDLTVGNASAWQFWNSYEPGKADFNTRYYLLALDPSANFKSGNFRITKNLWALGHYSRFIRPGMVRLALNTETESDLLTSAFYGDKKLVLVMVNNSQAAKQVKLDLPAGMFSKRIQAYLTTAASSDNMKACPSINTSGAITIQPRAIYTLVINKK
- a CDS encoding DsbA family oxidoreductase produces the protein MKVEIWSDVMCPFCYIGKRRFEDALQDFEHKDEVEIEWKSFQLNPDLETDPSININQYLSDKKGWTLDHAEQMNTRVTQMAAEAGLTYHLDKAVVANSFKAHRFSHLAKKHGLGIEAEEQLFKAYFTDSKNIDNNETLIALGEQIGLDKAEVKQVLESEEFAEDVNHDIDKAQYLGIQGVPFFVLNNKYAVSGAQAVPVFEQTLQKAFEDWQLESAKPKLEVIDGDACGPDGNC
- the budA gene encoding acetolactate decarboxylase — translated: MRSLIKYFLLSILFSFITNLSATAQKNTHNLFSAGYASAFIGGLYDAWYPYKSLHLHGDFGLGAPAMLDGELIMLNGKLYKTQYTGKTSRLSDTEKTPYAIVCFFKANRVYKPNRQLSKAELYKYLDSVLINQNGIYAVHINGDFKYIKTRAFPPVVQKPYLPLAAMLDRQHFFEFNTIKGDLVGYKLPVFMEGAHISGYHFHFLSDDKAAGGHIIDLIANDITIEVDTLSSYTMELPQTPDFNNFDFRKDRKEEIKSVENGKKQ
- a CDS encoding fatty acid desaturase — protein: MIKRTDFVYSQESEPHRIRTKKILKEFPHLRKLIGKNPSTIFAIIGLVGFQVVLAWLLRDQSWWLVFGGAYLLGAFADHALFVMIHECTHKLLFKNSNANRWASMFANLPQILPSAISFEKYHIKHHSFQGVHELDADLPNRWEAKLISNSFFGKALWLLFFPIFQIFRLSRLREIHPIDGWIVTNFVLQAIFTTAIWYFMGWHALAFLLLSFSFSVGLHPLGARWIQEHYLTHTIEQETYSYYGPLNTVAFNVGFHNEHHDFPSIPWNKLPEIRKTAPEYYDTLYYHTSWTKLFFTFLFDREISLFNRILRKDRGRVALTDVSKPDAEMAIKTEEPAAVL
- a CDS encoding YncE family protein — its product is MKKTFYTLLVSCLACVSLQAQTYVLDKTISLPGSGGYDYLSIDKINHRLYVSHGTTVNVIDLQTEKPVGVIEGMKGVHGIAIDNKANRGFISDGQANAVIAFDLKTLKTIATIPVNAKGPDAIIYDPFSDRVFSFNGESNNSSVVDPNTLKQVGTVELGGGPEFAVADGKGLIYNNLEDKSSLNIIDSKMLKVIKNYPLAPCGGPTGLALDPANHRLFTVCRENKGMSVVDANSGKVITTLPIGAGVDAVAYDAETKLIFCSCGDGTTTIIKQKSANEYSVVQTLKTPVRARTLILDERTHKIYLSVAEFEPGTRKALPNTFKVVIYKQP
- a CDS encoding efflux RND transporter permease subunit — encoded protein: MTPIKDTFISQRKPISLVLAIIILGGLFAYTKLQTSLFPEITFPKIKVIADEGLQPVNKMMVTVTKPLENAIKQVPDLKTVRSTTSRGSCEISAYMAWDADIDLSMQKIQTSIDQIKNDLPADVNITVQKMNPSILPVSGYTLESNSRSPIELRQIATYTVKPFLSQVDGVSEIRVIGGKAKEYWLTLNKQKMSSLGLTPDIISTTLSTTNFVKSEGYLSDYKRMYLTVTDATINAKDQLENLVISNNRKRVVRLKDFAEIAIQEGIEYTRVNANGRNGVLIAVIKQPNANLVSLSADMESKVAELQKLLPKDVAIKPYYVQADFVKDSIKSVTDSLWIGLLLAIIVAVIFLRSIKASAVILITIPVTLCLSLAVIYGVGYTLNIMTLGAIAAALGLIIDDAIVVVEQIHRTHEEHPREHPLKLIKTAIDYLFPAMLGSSISTIVIFIPFLLMTGVAGAYFHVLTNTMIITLICSFFVTWIGLPVIYILLSKHKHNEAAQQKQEEVHHVKKQAWVKWFILRPYVSLLIIAGAVAALVFVPPLLETGFLPEMDEGSIVFDYRSPPGTSLDETDRMLREVEKIITKQPEVAAYSRRTGTEMGFFITEPNKGDYLIQLKKKRDKSTEEVISDLRQKVAANQPALQIDFGQVIGDMLGDLMTSVQPIEIKVFGDDPIKLQSLSKQIAGAVADVKGTADVNDGVIIAGPSVSIDPYYGKLAQYNITPASLQFQLQTALEGNIIGNMLEREQLSPIRMVYPGNRGLNVTGIQDQTIFVPSGKLINISELASVKLNPGDAEINRENLQSMGVISARLEGSDLGSVVPAIQKQVAAISLPAGYHVEYGGAYAEQQQSFKELLIILITSSLLVFAVILFLFKQFRIAILILIVAVLGIAGSMLALFITKTPLNVGSYTGLIMIVGIIGENAIFTFLQFKQRALENLDKGVENGIDEAVVYSISTRLRPKLMTAIGAIIALMPLALGIGAGAQLHQPLAIAVIGGFVVALPLLLIVLPSAMRILYKHGQFHENTKDLNGQ
- a CDS encoding efflux RND transporter periplasmic adaptor subunit, translated to MKTFTFKYPLLKQIGFLLSLSVLLFSCHSKDAADEDAKVVSKTPVTVTAVYDSTLTDYIELNATSTILQKNFVKSNANGYVVLANTQLGQNVSKGQLLFTVKTKEAQAIGNSINVLDTTFKFSGVNKIKAAAPGYISQLSHQKGDYVADGEPLAVISDRSSFVFLMQLPYELRQFVKMGQNVDLTLPGGTKIGATVSSFMPTVDTVAQTQGVVLRINSNQQIPENLVARARIIKSTKTNTVSLPKSAILANETQTEFWIMKLLNDSTAVKIPVKEGIKSGDRIEIVSPAFTKQDRIVVTGNYGLPDTAKVKIIKP
- a CDS encoding TolC family protein, encoding MKLLFSLFLCLFACSVTMGQTNTLNHFLETAKSNSPLLKDLRNQVASNQIDSLRLRAGLKPQINLNSGGLYSPVIAGYGYAGAITNEHTLNALVGVNQAIVGKKNIDAQLQAITLLSQSVGNTAKISEQDLKKAITAQYITAYGSLQQLKFNQEVIDLLNKEEDLLKKLTRNNVYRQSDYLTFLVTLKQQQLTLAQSRLQYKTDYTTLNYLAGIADTSLIELQEPVIERAILPDAGNSIFFRQYKLDSLKLVNSRQLVDFSYKPKANILADGGYNSDFMGQAYKNFGVSAGFSFTLPLYDGGQRKMQYHKLSLEEETRQNYKAFFDVQYRQQIAQLKQQIIENENLLKQIDDQLKYSESLIKVDTQLLQTGDLRVADLVLAVNNYLTVKNLRATTNITRLQLINQLNYWNR